One genomic segment of Impatiens glandulifera chromosome 6, dImpGla2.1, whole genome shotgun sequence includes these proteins:
- the LOC124942971 gene encoding F-box protein CPR1-like, which produces MILSMMSPLLPDEIVTDILSRLPVKCLLRSRCVSKFWLALITSPYFIKLHLNRSVQTKDNLSLFMWDEYLCRLNFDFIDDHDLPPTIVDYSPFRFKDGSILHGTSNGLVCMSTSMDIFYIWNPSTRKSIQLPFSPLQMTEHPDIFQEHTCGFGYNRINDDYKVVRLVVFKTDVNGDFINFEIEVYSLKTNLWHKPEKFRHYPNSCGTSDSIAGGAMHWISTIPTVESQLERKSLIVAFDMGTEKYRIIPHPKYNPGPLSCLYLNTLGGCLSVSCHYCSMNVDVYVLKEYGGKNEHWTKIITLPPSCFSDPFHMVKTIAYSKCGKKVLLNIDFECLVWYNLEQQALEEGVRELECIRDHDTDQIFEVVTCLESLVSFNVPEAEKFPIKGFQVGSRDDCKMTALAMNLGNVRYGNLRAQRLILSWDETIFFSYKVGDFGIDHMGNNDQAKMVRIGNVCVEMVNDTTYVLKEVKHIPDIYFNLLSVGRLDDEDFYNSFSDWE; this is translated from the exons ATGAT TTTGTCCATGATGTCTCCATTGCTGCCGGATGAGATTGTAACAGACATTCTCTCTCGATTGCCTGTTAAGTGTCTTCTCCGTTCAAGGTGTGTATCTAAATTTTGGCTTGCCCTAATCACTAGCccatattttatcaaattgcATCTGAACCGATCTGTTCAAACCAAGGACAACCTTAGTCTCTTCATGTGGGATGAGTATCTTTGCcgtttgaattttgatttcatcgaTGACCACGATCTTCCTCCGACTATAGTCGATTACAGTCCTTTTAGGTTTAAGGATGGGTCCATACTCCATGGCACCAGTAATGGATTAGTCTGCATGTCAACTTCCATGGACATTTTCTATATATGGAATCCATCCACAAGGAAGTCTATACAACTCCCTTTCTCACCACTTCAGATGACAGAACATCCTGACATTTTTCAAGAGCATACTTGCGGATTCGGTTACAACAGAATCAATGATGATTATAAGGTGGTGAGACTTGTGGTGTTTAAAACAGATGTTAATGGAGATTTCATCAATTTCGAGATTGAAGTTTATAGTTTGAAAACTAATTTGTGGCATAAGCCGGAAAAATTTCGTCACTATCCGAACTCTTGCGGAACCAGTGATTCAATAGCCGGAGGAGCTATGCATTGGATCTCAACTATTCCAACTGTGGAATCACAATTGGAACGTAAAAGTTTGATTGTTGCCTTTGATATGGGGACAGAGAAATACAGAATAATTCCACATCCGAAATACAACCCAGGTCCTCTATCCTGTTTATATTTGAATACTTTAGGAGGATGTCTTTCTGTAAGTTGTCATTACTGCTCAATGAATGTGGACGTTTATGTGCTAAAGGAATATGGTGGGAAAAATGAACATTGGACTAAAATTATTACACTACCACCATCATGTTTTTCTGACCCTTTTCACATGGTGAAAACTATTGCTTATTCAAAATGTGGTAAGAAAGTACTCTTGAACATTGATTTTGAGTGCCTGGTTTGGTATAATTTAGAACAACAGGCACTTGAAGAAGGTGTTAGGGAACTTGAATGTATTAGGGATCATGACACGGACCAAATCTTTGAAGTAGTCACTTGTTTGGAAAGTCTAGTCTCTTTCAATGTTCCAGAAGCT GAAAAATTTCCTATCAAAGGGTTTCAAGTTGGTTCT AGAGATGACTGTAAAATGACTGCTTTGGCAATGAATCTTGGAAATGTGAGATATGGGAATCTAAGAGCTCAA AGACTAATACTGTCATGGGATGAG ACAATATTTTTCTCATATAAGGTTGGTGATTTTGGTATTGATCATATGGGTAATAATGATCAAGCTAAAATGGTTAGAATTGGTAATGTTTGTGTTGAGATGGTCAATGACACTACTTATGTTCTAAAAGAGGTTAAGCATATTCCTGATATTTACTTCAATCTTTTATCAGTTGGAAGATTGGATGATGAAGACTTCTATAATTCTTTTTCTGATTGGGAATGA
- the LOC124942972 gene encoding F-box protein CPR1-like translates to MSLLPDDILPDILSRLPVKSLLRFSFRCVSKSWLALISCPDFVFFCVLQPAVVNNHPLNSCPVMTLIMELCHGNYDCGIMLYGSCDGLLCMSDANSINDFFICNPSTRKSKKLPYESVELPDINNIFYDCIYRFGYDNTNDDYKVVRLAFRQKTFRGDIDEYEVKVYSLKSNSWHRPEKFSQCPKMGSFGDSIAGGALHWISYVKTATPKKRLIVAFDLGTEKYRVIPQPKYAGPHFFLYLNNLGGCLSLSCQYESSVVEVFLLKEYGGENEHWSKLITISPTNPFVIFYTVKPITYSKCGKKVLLNINSSLIWYNLEQQSFEEVRVRGMEDITQVQTCLESLVSVDFPPAVCISY, encoded by the exons ATGTCGCTGTTGCCGGATGATATTCTACCTGACATTCTTTCTCGGTTGCCTGTTAAGAGTCTACTCCGTTTTAGTTTTAGGTGCGTATCTAAATCTTGGCTTGCCCTAATCAGTTGCCCTGATTTCGTCTTTTTCT GCGTTCTTCAACCGGCTGTGGTCAATAACCATCCGTTGAATAGTTGTCCTGTGATGACTTTAATTATGGAATTGTGCCATGGGAATTATGATTGTGGAATTATGTTGTACGGGTCTTGTGATGGCTTACTCTGCATGTCAGATGCCAATTCCATTAACGATTTCTTTATTTGCAACCCATCAACTAGAAAGTCTAAAAAATTACCTTACGAATCGGTTGAATTACCagatataaataacattttctaCGACTGTATTTATCGATTTGGTTACGATAACACCAACGATGATTACAAGGTTGTGAGACTTGCGTTTCGTCAAAAAACTTTTAGAGGAGACATCGACGAATATGAGGTGAAGGTTTATAGTTTGAAATCAAATTCGTGGCATAGGCCAGAGAAGTTTTCTCAATGTCCGAAGATGGGGAGCTTTGGAGATTCAATAGCTGGTGGAGCTCTGCACTGGATCTCATATGTGAAAACAGCTACACCAAAGAAAAGATTGATTGTTGCTTTTGATCTTGGAACAGAGAAATATAGAGTAATTCCACAACCAAAATACGCTGGCCctcatttctttttatatttgaataatttaggTGGATGTCTTTCATTGAGTTGTCAGTACGAGTCATCGGTTGTGGAAGTATTTTTGCTGAAAGAATATGGTGGAGAAAATGAGCATTGGTCGAAATTGATTACAATATCACCGACAAAtccttttgtaattttttacaCTGTGAAACCTATTACTTATTCAAAATGTGGTAAGAAAGTACTTTTGAACATTAATTCGAGCCTTATTTGGTATAATTTAGAACAACAGTCATTTGAGGAAGTTAGGGTTCGTGGTATGGAAGATATAACTCAAGTACAAACTTGCCTTGAGAGTCTCGTCTCTGTCGATTTTCCACCAGCTGTGTGTATCTCATACTAA
- the LOC124942973 gene encoding F-box protein CPR1-like, whose translation MSPFPDEILANILSRLPVKCLLRSRCVSKPWLALISSSYFIKLHLNRSVQTKSNLGLLMWKGNSYRVNNDSLDNGVLQPIEVDNHPLRCYKNFGTFGDPVVSVVIAKDARGGDACFEVKVYSLKSNSWRKSENCLHCPDLISTGGSIAGGAMHWISNVISDSEKESLIVAFDFRTKKYRLIPQPEFRGLNSYLYLDNLRGCLSLSCQYQSMNVDLFLLKEYGENSEYWSKFVTMSPITPFGIVHVVKPIAYSKSGKKVLLEVYFQRFVWYNLEQESVEEIKVHDMDDYFEVFTCMESLVSVNVAADVTNANAMKNLHEKEENNMNNSFIEGAQKMSLIPDEILADILCRLPVKCLLRLRCVSKSWLSLISSSHFVKLHLSPISLSCI comes from the exons ATGTCGCCGTTTCCGGATGAGATTCTAGCAAACATTCTTTCCCGATTGCCTGTTAAGTGTCTGCTCCGTTCAAGGTGTGTATCTAAACCCTGGCTTGCCCTAATCAGTAGTtcctattttattaaattgcaTCTGAACCGATCAGTCCAAACCAAGAGCAACCTCGGCCTCCTCATGTGGAAAGGCAATTCCTATAGGGTGAACAATGATTCTCTCGACAACGGCGTTCTTCAACCTATAGAGGTTGATAACCATCCCTTGAGGTGTTATAAGAATTTTGGGACCTTTGGGGATCCT GTAGTCTCAGTGGTGATTGCAAAAGATGCTAGAGGAGGAGACGCCTGTTTTGAGGTTAAAGTTTATAGTTTGAAATCAAATTCCTGGCGTAAGTCAGAGAATTGTCTTCACTGTCCGGACTTGATAAGTACCGGAGGTTCAATAGCAGGGGGAGCTATGCACTGGATCTCAAATGTGATATCAGATTCAGAAAAGGAAAGCTTGATTGTTGCCTTTGATTTTAGGACAAAGAAATATAGATTAATTCCACAACCAGAGTTTCGTGGtcttaattcttatttatatttggaTAATTTAAGAGGATGTCTCTCGTTAAGTTGTCAATACCAATCGATGAATGtggatttgtttttgttgaagGAATATGGCGAGAATAGTGAATATTGGTCGAAATTTGTTACAATGTCACCTATAACTCCCTTTGGAATTGTTCACGTTGTGAAACCTATTGCCTATTCAAAAAGTGGTAAAAAAGTACTCTTAGAAGTTTATTTTCAGAGGTTTGTTTGGTATAATTTAGAGCAGGAGTCAGTTGAGGAAATTAAGGTTCATGATATGGATGATTACTTTGAAGTTTTCACTTGCATGGAAAGTCTCGTCTCTGTCAATGTTGCAGCAGATGTAACCAATGCTAATGCTATGAAGAATCTTCATGAAAAAGAGGAAAATAATAT GAACAATTCTTTTATCGAAGGGGCTCAA AAGATGTCGCTGATACCAGATGAGATTCTAGCTGACATTCTTTGTCGGTTGCCTGTCAAGTGTCTGCTCCGTTTAAGGTGTGTATCTAAATCATGGCTTTCCCTAATCAGTAGCTCCCATTTCGTTAAGTTGCATCTGAGCCCCATTTCGTTAAGTTGCATCTGA
- the LOC124942974 gene encoding F-box protein CPR1-like, whose translation MRFADYDYNGGILLCGSCDGLICLSNAISINTVLLWNPSTRKSIKLSYPSVDLRDKYEIVYNCTYRFGYDNTNYDYKVVRMVLYSNILRVGSHSLKSNLWHKSETFPHRPRSESFGDSIVSGALHWISVESDSEMKISIVAFAIGTEKYRVIPPPEFVGPHFRFNLNNLDGCLSLSCHYESSFVDVFLPKKYGGENEYWSKLITISPTNHFVSFHTEKPITYSECEQKSFKEIRDHGMGDLSEEQLLIKGVQVGSIIPTRYLD comes from the exons ATGCGCTTTGCGGATTATGATTATAATGGTGGAATTTTGCTTTGCGGGTCCTGTGATGGCTTAATCTGCCTGTCAAATGCCATTTCCATTAACACTGTCTTATTATGGAATCCATCAACGAGAAAATCTATAAAATTGTCTTACCCATCAGTTGATCTCCGAGATAAGTATGAAATTGTCTACAACTGTACTTATCGATTTGGCTACGATAACACCAATTATGATTACAAGGTTGTGAGAATGGTGTTATATTCAAACATTTTAAGAGTAGGCAGTCATAGTTTGAAATCAAATTTGTGGCATAAGTCAGAGACGTTTCCTCACCGTCCAAGGTCGGAGAGCTTCGGAGATTCAATAGTTAGTGGAGCTCTGCACTGGATCTCGGTGGAATCAGATTCAGAAATGAAAATCTCTATTGTTGCCTTTGCTATTGGGACAGAGAAATACCGAGTAATTCCACCGCCAGAGTTTGTTGGACCTCATTTccgttttaatttgaataatttagatGGATGTCTTTCGCTAAGTTGTCATTACGAGTCATCGTTTGTGGATGTATTTTTGCCGAAGAAATATGGTGGGGAAAATGAATATTGGTCTAAATTGATTACAATATCACCAACAAATCATTTTGTATCTTTTCACACTGAGAAACCTATTACTTATTCAGAATGTG AACAGAAGTCATTCAAGGAAATTAGGGATCATGGTATGGGAGATTTATCAGAA GAACAATTACTTATCAAAGGGGTTCAAGTTGGTTCTATAATTCCTACAAGGTATCTagattaa